Proteins from a single region of Brassica napus cultivar Da-Ae unplaced genomic scaffold, Da-Ae ScsIHWf_883;HRSCAF=1252, whole genome shotgun sequence:
- the LOC106452094 gene encoding probable inactive DNA (cytosine-5)-methyltransferase DRM3, which yields MGNFRRGEGGGGSSGHERNEHMVFPKPETIDFDLPCDTSYPQQFGDNAASSSGSNVKSLLIEMGFCPTLVQKAIDENGEDDLELLLEILTKSSVTEHPEPSFHGLMEPKPEPDTEYEVDGKRMALLGMKFPENLVDFALDRLGKDAQIDVMVDFIVAAQLAEKFAEESDESLDDTEINEEDEDVIPVAARGPEVPNEVLFETMDKTLHLLEMGFSNHEISIAIEKIGTEGQISDLAETIVTGEAPRLIPNDLEEIEKKVSAAPAATCLSKSWRFLGVGAEKVDSGRGSSSGAADIKPDTSTDPLPFSTTANVGETSRGKRLKDEDDNAFLDEFSDFDDRGKRPRPEYMETPWMQDDKDNTYGFSSAMQPRLSQTLSPDVATRPYFFYGNLSEISPRWCSKISGYLFGIHPEHVDTRLCSALRRTEGYVHNLPVENRFNILPKPLLTIQDAMPHMKSWWPQWDVRKHLSSVACSDIDYATTLCERLGRRLAECKGKPSQQDQTIILRHCHTSNLIWIAPNILSPVEPEHLECIMGYPTNHTKIGGARYAERLKLFEFCFQTDTLGYHLSVLKSLFPEGLTVLSLFSGIGGAEITLNRLGIHLKNVVSVEHCGLSRNILKRWWQSSGQTGELVQIEAIRSLSTNKLEALVERFGGFDFVICQNPPIPPDLSKETGSNEARDFDYSLFNEFVRVTKRVIHVMASS from the exons ATG GGTAATTTTCGAAGAGGAGAAGGAGGTGGAGGTTCCTCTGGTCATGAAAGGAATGAACATATGGTGTTTCCAAAGCCGGAGACTATAGATTTCGACTTGCCCTGTGACACTTCTTATCCTCAGCAGTTTGGT GACAATGCTGCTAGCTCTTCTGGAAGTAATGTGAAGTCCTTGCTGATTGAGATGGGGTTTTGCCCTACTCTTGTTCAGAAAGCTATTGATGAAAATG GTGAAGATGATCTTGAGTTGTTATTAGAGATTCTCACTAAGAGTTCTGTAACCGAACATCCTGAACCCAGCTTTCATGGGCTTATGGAACCCAAACCG GAGCCTGATACTGAATATGAAGTCGATGGTAAAAGGATGGCGTTACTAGGAATGAAGTTCCCGGAAAATCTAGTTGATTTTGCACTAGACAGACTTG GAAAAGACGCTCAAATTGATGTGATGGTGGACTTCATTGTTGCTGCTCAACTAGCGGAAAAGTTTGCAGAAGAGTCTGATGAATCGCTTGATGACACTGAAAtcaatgaagaagatgaagatgtcaTTCCAGTTGCTGCCAGAGGACCTGAG gtTCCCAATGAAGTATTGTTTGAAACAATGGACAAAACTTTGCATCTACTGGAAATGGGATTCTCTAACCATGAAATCTCAATAGCAATTGAGAAGATAG GTACGGAAGGTCAGATTTCTGACCTCGCTGAGACAATTGTTACTGGTGAAGCTCCTCGTCTCATTCCTAATGACCTTGAAGAAATAGAAAAG AAAGTTTCAGCGGCTCCTGCAGCTACATGTCTTTCAAAGAGTTGGAGATTTCTTGGTGTTGGTGCAGAGAAAGTAGACAGCGGTAGAGGTTCCTCAAGTGGCGCTGCTGATATAAAACCAGATACTAGTACTGACCCTCTTCCTTTCTCCACCACTGCCAATGTGGGAGAGACCTCAAGGGGTAAAAGACTAAAAGATGAAGATGACAATGCCTTTCTAGACGAATTTTCTGACTTCGATGACAGAGGGAAAAGGCCAAGACCCGAATATATGGAAACCCCTTGGATGCAAGATGATAAAGATAATACGTATGGATTTTCAAGTGCGATGCAGCCACGTTTATCCCAAACGCTTAGCCCAGATGTAGCAACACGACCTTATTTCTTCTATGGTAACTTAAGTGAAATCTCTCCAAGGTGGTGTTCTAAGATCTCGGGTTACTTGTTCGGAATCCACCCTGAGCATGTAGATACTCGGTTGTGTTCAGCTCTCCGCAGGACAGAAGGGTACGTGCACAATCTTCCCGTTGAAAACAGGTTCAACATCCTCCCAAAGCCACTGTTAACCATACAGGACGCAATGCCACACATGAAGAGTTGGTGGCCACAATGGGATGTGAGAAAGCATCTGAGTAGCGTTGCATGTTCTGATATAGATTATGCAACTACTCTTTGTGAAAGACTTGGACGTCGTCTAGCTGAATGCAAGGGAAAGCCATCTCAACAAGACCAGACTATAATACTCCGGCATTGTCACACCTCTAATCTTATCTGGATCGCTCCCAACATCCTCTCACCTGTGGAGCCTGAGCATCTAGAGTGCATCATGGGATATCCAACAAACCACACCAAGATCGGTGGTGCGAGATACGCTGAGAGGTTGAAGCTGTTCGAGTTCTGTTTCCAAACAGACACGTTAGGTTACCATCTCTCTGTCCTCAAGTCTTTGTTTCCTGAAGGGTTAACAGTTTTATCGCTCTTTAGCGGGATAGGTGGTGCGGAGATCACGTTAAACCGACTTGGAATCCATCTCAAAAACGTGGTCTCTGTTGAGCACTGTGGACTGAGCCGTAACATACTGAAAAGATGGTGGCAGAGTTCAGGACAAACCGGAGAGCTTGTGCAGATTGAAGCGATTAGGAGCTTAAGTACAAATAAGCTTGAGGCTTTGGTGGAGAGATTCGGTGGGTTCGACTTTGTCATTTGTCAGAACCCACCAATACCACCTGATCTGTCGAAAGAAACCGGGAGTAACGAAGCTCGTGATTTTGATTACTCGTTGTTTAATGAGTTTGTTCGAGTCACAAAACGTGTCATACATGTCATGGCGTCAAGCTGA
- the LOC125606420 gene encoding uncharacterized protein LOC125606420 — translation MYLNTLLIGENIYWNAEPQPSHSWIWKALISLRPLARHLIGCNVGNGRNASYWFDDWLPSGPLIDLVGEAGPCRLGIPITATVSEGVRRGAWITPSPRCRTPSLASLRATLLEIDPPTNEDSADSYCWGPSGHRAPVFSITKTWESIRFSAPQETRDHVFLRCSVATQLWDIVLTRLGQQALCLDTWPSLITWMLTATPGLSATLKKLTAQLVVFHLWRERNNRLHQGPHDSTSTLFSKVDRAIRDTLLARLPHKRCQGLLSQWFRFT, via the exons ATGTATTTGAACACCTTg ttaatagGAGAGAATATTTACTGGAACGCAGAACCTCAACCAAGTCACTCTTGGATTTGGAAAGCTCTGATCTCCCTCCGCCCTCTAGCTCGTCACTTGATTGGCTGCAACGTTGGGAATGGGAGAAACGCTAGCTACTGGTTTGATGATTGGTTACCCTCTGGACCTCTTATTGATCTTGTTGGTGAGGCTGGCCCCTGTCGGCTTGGAATTCCTATCACAGCCACGGTAAGCGAAGGTGTTAGACGCGGGGCTTGGATCACCCCATCGCCTCGTTGTAGAACACCATCCCTTGCTTCCCTGAGAGCAACTTTGCTGGAGATCGATCCACCTACCAATGAAGATAGTGCAGACTCTTATTGTTGGGGACCATCTGGTCACAGAGCCCCTGTCTTCTCTATCACCAAAACATGGGAATCTATCAGATTCTCAGCGCCTCAG GAAACGAGGGACCACGTTTTCTTGCGATGTAGTGTTGCTACACAGCTCTGGGACATCGTTCTGACTCGCCTTGGACAACAGGCCCTCTGTCTTGACACCTGGCCTTCTCTTATAACCTGGATGCTCACGGCTACTCCAGGCCTCTCAGCAACATTAAAGAAACTCACTGCTCAGCTGGTTGTCTTCCACCTGTGGAGAGAAAGGAACAACAGACTACACCAAGGCCCCCATGATTCGACCTCTACCCTGTTTAGTAAGGTCGACAGGGCCATCAGAGACACCCTCCTGGCTCGCTTACCCCATAAGCGTTGCCAAGGATTGCTGTCTCAATGGTTTAGGTTCACCTAG